A genomic stretch from Maledivibacter sp. includes:
- a CDS encoding DUF805 domain-containing protein — protein sequence MKNIFNISGKMDRIDYFGYSFLLGLISFIVGALIFYVNNLFSVFVLLLICIFVIIFAINITVKRLHDLGRPGIHCLLLLIPVYNIYFSIILLFKKGTTE from the coding sequence ATGAAAAATATATTTAATATCAGTGGCAAAATGGATAGAATTGATTATTTTGGTTATAGCTTTTTATTAGGATTGATCTCATTTATTGTGGGAGCTTTAATTTTTTATGTTAATAATTTATTTTCAGTATTTGTGCTTTTATTGATTTGTATTTTTGTCATCATTTTCGCCATTAATATTACAGTCAAACGACTTCATGATCTAGGACGGCCTGGAATACATTGTTTATTATTATTGATTCCTGTATATAATATTTATTTCTCAATAATCCTATTATTCAAAAAAGGGACAACGGAATGA
- a CDS encoding recombinase family protein, with product MIAAIYSRKSKFTGKGESTQNQIQLCEQYAKDHFNVNKIMIYEDEGFSGVNSHRPEFQKMLKDAKEKRFNILISYRLDRISRNISDFSNLIELLQNKNIGFVSIREQFDTSTPMGRAMMYIASVFAQLERETIAERIRDNMLGLAKTGRWLGGNPPTGFKSESILYLNSNMKEKRMYKLTPVTEELELVKLLFKKYLEFQSLSKLETYCIQNYIKTKNEKNFYKYSLRNILTNPVYAGADQYSYKYFEVNNSQIACSKKEFTGEYGIMAYNKNLVVKGKSNKTKAMDEWIIAIGKHKGIISGKDWVKVQEIITKNKALAPRRNTSQIALLSNFLRCSKCGSFMKIKYGRLKVGTDTRHYYYVCNSKEISKGKLCNNKNLTGEKIDTEVIRALSRKMKPGSINALDKIKKNMQKKNHQNIIAADRIKENKKSINTLLKQLYYNDNPNVSQYIFNEIEKLDKEISDMESNIKNYNAEIKSFNINILQDITIDFTRSVDISSLEEKKIFLNNIVDKINWDGKELNIILL from the coding sequence ATGATAGCAGCAATTTATTCTCGTAAATCCAAGTTCACTGGCAAAGGTGAATCCACCCAAAATCAAATACAATTATGTGAACAATATGCGAAAGACCACTTTAATGTAAATAAAATTATGATCTATGAAGATGAAGGGTTTTCCGGTGTAAATTCACATAGACCGGAATTTCAGAAAATGCTGAAGGATGCAAAGGAAAAAAGATTTAATATCCTTATCTCCTATAGATTGGATAGAATCAGTAGGAATATTTCAGATTTCTCGAATTTGATTGAGCTGCTTCAAAATAAGAACATAGGGTTTGTATCTATTAGAGAGCAATTTGACACCTCTACCCCCATGGGTCGAGCTATGATGTACATTGCATCGGTTTTTGCACAACTTGAGAGGGAAACAATAGCCGAAAGGATAAGGGATAACATGCTGGGTTTAGCTAAGACTGGAAGATGGCTAGGTGGCAATCCTCCTACGGGCTTCAAAAGTGAATCCATACTCTACCTTAATTCTAATATGAAAGAAAAAAGGATGTATAAGCTAACACCTGTAACAGAAGAACTAGAACTAGTTAAGCTTCTATTCAAAAAATATTTAGAATTTCAATCTTTATCAAAGCTTGAAACTTACTGTATACAAAATTACATTAAAACTAAAAATGAAAAGAACTTTTATAAATACTCTTTAAGAAATATTCTAACCAATCCAGTATATGCAGGGGCCGATCAGTATTCTTATAAATATTTTGAAGTAAATAACTCACAAATTGCTTGTTCTAAAAAAGAATTTACAGGTGAATATGGAATAATGGCCTATAATAAAAATCTTGTAGTAAAAGGAAAATCTAATAAAACAAAAGCTATGGATGAGTGGATAATTGCAATAGGAAAACATAAGGGCATTATATCGGGTAAAGATTGGGTTAAGGTTCAAGAAATCATAACTAAAAATAAAGCCTTGGCTCCCCGTAGAAATACTTCACAGATTGCCCTTCTATCAAACTTTTTAAGATGCTCTAAATGCGGTTCATTCATGAAGATAAAATACGGACGGCTGAAGGTAGGAACGGATACAAGACATTATTATTACGTCTGTAACTCTAAGGAAATATCTAAGGGAAAACTATGTAATAATAAAAATCTGACAGGAGAAAAAATTGATACTGAAGTTATAAGGGCTCTATCAAGGAAAATGAAACCCGGATCAATAAATGCCCTTGATAAAATTAAAAAGAATATGCAAAAAAAGAATCATCAAAATATCATAGCAGCCGATAGAATCAAAGAAAATAAAAAGTCCATTAATACTCTTTTAAAACAGCTTTATTATAATGACAATCCTAATGTGTCACAATACATTTTTAATGAAATTGAAAAGCTAGATAAAGAAATCAGTGATATGGAATCTAATATTAAAAACTATAATGCTGAAATAAAATCCTTTAATATAAATATATTACAGGATATAACAATCGATTTTACTAGATCAGTTGATATCTCTAGCCTTGAAGAGAAAAAAATTTTTTTGAATAATATAGTTGATAAAATTAATTGGGATGGAAAAGAATTAAATATCATACTGTTATAA
- a CDS encoding C39 family peptidase, which produces MRKVPSLTLIIIMLLLMTKVYAEDNNSFTYTSEINFIQDKDTVIISAGISKENEEDYYKLTTTRSGMFTFFSSGSTDIMGCLYDSNKNLLDSNDDVGLERNFRMEYNLIAGKTYYIKIRGYKNETGLYDFWIKRPQSNNYEIMLRNFPLENQEKSNWCWSACSVSVLKYFGVNDISQIDFISKIKGHDNDVQGYPFEIKYGVDSYNIKYDLFESKQPISFDVIKAEILKYKNPIIVGLDLETTRHAVVIVGYSETSTMKKVMYMDPYTGNIKTEDYDTFSVKTLERLIKQ; this is translated from the coding sequence ATGAGAAAAGTTCCTTCATTAACATTAATAATCATTATGCTATTGTTGATGACTAAAGTTTATGCTGAGGATAATAATTCTTTCACTTATACATCTGAAATTAATTTTATACAAGATAAGGATACGGTAATTATATCCGCTGGAATATCAAAAGAGAATGAAGAAGATTACTATAAATTAACGACAACAAGAAGTGGAATGTTCACTTTCTTTTCATCGGGCTCAACGGATATTATGGGATGCCTATATGATAGTAATAAGAACCTTTTAGATTCTAATGATGATGTAGGGTTAGAAAGAAATTTTAGGATGGAATACAATTTAATTGCTGGAAAAACATATTATATAAAAATTCGTGGATACAAAAATGAAACAGGGCTATATGATTTTTGGATTAAAAGGCCCCAGTCTAATAATTATGAAATAATGTTAAGGAATTTTCCTTTAGAAAATCAAGAAAAGTCTAATTGGTGCTGGTCAGCTTGTTCAGTTTCGGTTTTGAAATATTTTGGAGTTAATGATATTTCACAAATTGATTTTATTTCAAAAATAAAGGGACATGACAACGATGTTCAAGGTTATCCCTTTGAAATTAAGTATGGAGTGGATAGCTATAATATAAAGTATGACTTATTTGAGTCAAAACAGCCCATTTCCTTTGATGTAATTAAAGCTGAAATTTTAAAATACAAAAATCCAATAATTGTAGGTCTTGATTTAGAAACTACAAGACATGCTGTAGTTATTGTTGGATATTCAGAGACTTCGACAATGAAAAAAGTTATGTATATGGACCCTTATACTGGGAATATAAAAACCGAGGATTATGATACTTTCAGTGTAAAGACTCTTGAACGTTTGATTAAGCAATAA
- a CDS encoding AbrB/MazE/SpoVT family DNA-binding domain-containing protein, producing MKATGIVRKLDRLGRIVLPAELRRTMSIETGNPIEIFSDSNSIILAKYKEKCYICGNEDDLTEFKGKHVCHNCIDELLKKFSDY from the coding sequence ATGAAAGCTACGGGAATTGTTAGAAAACTTGATAGGTTGGGAAGAATAGTTCTTCCAGCGGAACTTAGACGAACTATGTCTATAGAAACAGGTAATCCCATAGAGATATTTTCTGATTCTAATAGTATTATTTTGGCTAAGTATAAGGAAAAGTGTTATATCTGTGGTAATGAGGATGATCTGACAGAGTTTAAGGGCAAACACGTGTGTCATAATTGTATAGATGAATTGTTGAAGAAATTTTCTGACTATTAA
- a CDS encoding DUF1540 domain-containing protein, whose protein sequence is MMPNNSIGCNVTECRHHAGAVNQCSLNHIEVVKHKNPATCPECTDCQSFEKK, encoded by the coding sequence ATAATGCCAAATAACAGTATAGGATGTAATGTTACGGAGTGCAGACATCACGCTGGAGCCGTTAATCAATGTTCCCTTAATCACATTGAAGTTGTTAAGCATAAAAATCCTGCCACATGTCCAGAATGCACAGATTGTCAAAGCTTTGAAAAAAAATAA
- a CDS encoding penicillin-binding transpeptidase domain-containing protein, which yields MDKTVKEKRRVKNNDGLKEKRIFTVFGAIGLVLCLLIIRLFYIQIIKGDEYSKKAFEQWFRVTQTIADRGTIYDTNGKSLTNKGKESYLILDPGFNLSKKNIDTIVELTGLSREEIANKILKDKKTELLINNYDENLIKKMIRNIGVSTVERSRRYAEGGLASHVIGYVNKSKNNGVSGLEKSFDKELVENREKRIGAILDAHNRIIPGYGYILIESDEVTKKNIITTLDSDIQKICESELDKNNYIGSVVVLDSKSGDILAMASRPNFDQGNIEAHLDSKSKELYNKAVQISYPPGSVFKIVVAAALLENDVIDLSDKSICKGYEMLGVNMIKCNSYKRGGHGELSFEDAFTLSCNSIFIQATQALGGERLLEMAEKCGIGKKTGIKIDEEVGGILPSQDYVKGPGIGNIAIGQGTVEVTPLQVARFTNIIANDGIDVGVRLVKGLTDSNGKILDKYNDKEINRVVSSDTATKIKRMMRKVVKEGTGKRANIDGTETYGKTGSAEAVGKNGETVHAWFTGFFLGKKSEYVVTVIVEEKGSGGKIATPIFSNIAKNMLGMGM from the coding sequence ATGGATAAAACCGTCAAAGAAAAAAGAAGAGTAAAAAATAATGATGGCTTGAAGGAAAAAAGAATTTTTACTGTCTTTGGAGCCATAGGCCTAGTGCTATGCCTCCTAATAATAAGACTATTTTATATTCAAATTATAAAGGGAGATGAATACAGTAAAAAAGCCTTTGAACAATGGTTTCGGGTGACACAAACTATTGCTGATAGGGGAACGATATATGATACAAATGGAAAATCTTTAACAAATAAGGGGAAAGAAAGCTATTTGATTTTAGATCCTGGATTTAATTTAAGTAAAAAAAATATTGATACCATAGTGGAGCTAACAGGATTAAGTAGGGAGGAAATAGCTAATAAAATTTTAAAGGATAAGAAAACAGAGCTTTTGATTAACAATTATGATGAAAATTTAATTAAGAAGATGATAAGAAATATTGGGGTATCTACAGTTGAGCGTTCCAGAAGGTACGCTGAGGGGGGCTTGGCATCCCATGTTATAGGATATGTAAATAAGTCTAAAAATAATGGAGTTTCAGGACTTGAAAAATCCTTTGATAAGGAGCTTGTGGAAAATAGGGAGAAAAGGATTGGTGCAATACTTGATGCCCATAATAGGATTATTCCTGGATATGGATATATACTTATTGAAAGTGATGAAGTGACCAAAAAAAATATTATTACTACTTTGGACAGTGATATTCAAAAAATATGTGAGAGTGAGTTAGATAAAAATAACTATATTGGCAGTGTTGTGGTTCTAGATAGCAAGTCAGGAGATATCTTAGCCATGGCAAGCAGACCAAATTTTGATCAAGGTAATATAGAAGCTCACTTAGATAGTAAATCAAAGGAGCTATATAATAAAGCTGTTCAAATCTCATATCCACCTGGTTCTGTTTTCAAAATCGTTGTTGCCGCCGCATTACTTGAAAATGATGTGATCGATCTGAGTGATAAATCAATCTGTAAGGGATATGAGATGTTAGGTGTAAATATGATTAAATGCAATAGTTACAAAAGAGGTGGACATGGTGAGCTAAGCTTTGAAGATGCCTTCACATTATCCTGCAATTCAATATTTATACAGGCAACTCAAGCACTTGGGGGAGAAAGGCTTCTTGAGATGGCAGAAAAGTGTGGTATTGGTAAAAAAACGGGAATTAAGATTGACGAAGAAGTAGGGGGAATTTTACCTTCACAGGATTATGTTAAAGGGCCAGGGATAGGGAATATAGCCATTGGACAAGGTACCGTTGAAGTTACTCCATTACAGGTGGCAAGATTTACTAATATAATAGCTAATGATGGAATAGATGTAGGAGTAAGACTTGTGAAGGGATTAACAGACAGTAACGGTAAAATTTTAGATAAATATAATGATAAAGAAATAAATAGAGTAGTTTCAAGTGATACTGCCACCAAGATTAAAAGAATGATGAGAAAGGTTGTTAAAGAAGGTACAGGTAAAAGAGCTAATATAGATGGTACAGAGACCTATGGTAAAACTGGTTCCGCAGAGGCAGTTGGAAAAAATGGAGAGACTGTTCATGCTTGGTTTACAGGATTTTTTCTAGGGAAAAAATCTGAATACGTAGTGACTGTAATAGTTGAAGAAAAGGGAAGCGGAGGCAAAATAGCTACTCCCATATTTTCTAATATTGCGAAGAATATGCTGGGAATGGGAATGTAA
- the udk gene encoding uridine kinase: MNRPILIGITGGTGSGKTTVAKEIYESLPEKNICIIEQDSYYRDQKHLSFEERTKTNYDHPLAFDTELLLEQLKGLLDGKSINKPIYDFSNHIRKAETIKVDPRDIIMLEGIMILEDKRLRDLMDIKIFVDTDADVRVIRRIVRDISDRGRTLESVITQYLETVKPAHQQFIEPTKKYANIIIPEGGYNKVAIDIVVAKVKSIIYEKQNGDSFAI; the protein is encoded by the coding sequence TTGAATAGACCAATACTAATTGGAATTACTGGGGGTACTGGTTCTGGTAAAACTACTGTGGCAAAGGAGATATATGAAAGCCTACCTGAAAAAAATATATGTATTATTGAACAAGACTCATACTATAGAGATCAAAAGCACTTATCCTTCGAGGAAAGAACCAAAACTAACTATGATCATCCTCTGGCCTTTGATACAGAGTTACTTCTTGAGCAGCTTAAGGGCTTATTGGATGGTAAATCAATAAATAAACCAATATACGATTTTTCAAATCATATTAGAAAAGCAGAAACTATAAAGGTTGACCCTAGGGATATTATAATGCTAGAGGGAATAATGATTTTAGAGGATAAAAGATTAAGGGATCTAATGGATATTAAAATATTTGTAGATACCGATGCAGATGTAAGGGTTATCAGAAGAATAGTAAGGGATATATCCGATAGGGGAAGAACCCTAGAGTCCGTAATAACTCAATATCTTGAAACCGTAAAGCCTGCTCATCAACAATTTATCGAACCGACGAAAAAATACGCCAATATCATTATACCAGAGGGTGGATATAATAAGGTTGCCATTGATATAGTTGTAGCTAAAGTAAAATCAATAATCTATGAAAAACAAAATGGCGATAGCTTTGCAATATAG
- a CDS encoding U32 family peptidase, producing MNKKIELLAPAGDLEKLKIAFAYGADAVYIGGQIFGLRASARNFSFEDMEEGIRYAHERGKRVYVTLNIIPHNEDLKELPGYLEKLSELKVDAVILSDPGTLMYVKEYAPNLEIHLSTQANNTNYMSANFWYKQGIKRIVLARELSFKEIKEVGDNIPKDLELEGFIHGAMCISYSGRCLLSNYMADRDSNRGQCAHPCRWNYYLVEEKRPGEYIRVTEDEKGTYFFNSKDLCMINHIPELINSGIFSLKIEGRMKSIYYVANTVRVYRKAIDEYLESPEKFQFNPEWLEELSKVSHRKFTNGFYLNKPTKDDQLYTSSSYIREYDFIGMVLEYDEKTGLAIVEQRNRMFKGDHIEVIGPDYKSFKQEIKIMLDDKDNEIDVAPHAQQKIKMSMDKPVEKYYILRRKREDD from the coding sequence GTGAATAAAAAAATTGAGTTATTGGCTCCGGCTGGCGATTTAGAGAAACTGAAAATTGCTTTTGCTTACGGAGCAGATGCGGTTTATATAGGAGGACAAATATTTGGACTTCGTGCCAGTGCAAGAAACTTTTCCTTTGAAGATATGGAAGAGGGAATAAGATATGCCCATGAAAGGGGAAAAAGGGTATATGTTACATTAAATATCATACCCCATAATGAAGATTTAAAGGAATTACCCGGTTATCTGGAGAAGTTAAGTGAATTGAAGGTTGATGCCGTTATACTTTCTGACCCCGGGACTCTTATGTATGTTAAAGAATATGCTCCAAACTTAGAGATTCATCTTAGTACACAGGCTAATAATACAAACTATATGAGTGCTAATTTTTGGTACAAGCAGGGAATCAAAAGAATAGTATTAGCAAGGGAATTATCCTTTAAAGAAATCAAGGAAGTAGGAGACAATATTCCTAAGGATTTGGAATTAGAAGGATTTATACATGGAGCTATGTGTATCTCTTATTCCGGTAGATGTCTTTTAAGCAACTATATGGCTGATAGAGACTCAAATAGAGGTCAGTGTGCCCATCCTTGTAGATGGAACTATTACCTTGTTGAAGAAAAAAGACCTGGAGAATATATTAGGGTGACCGAAGATGAAAAGGGCACATATTTCTTTAATTCTAAGGATTTATGTATGATAAATCATATACCAGAGTTAATTAATTCGGGTATATTCAGCTTGAAAATCGAAGGACGAATGAAGAGTATATACTATGTTGCTAATACCGTAAGAGTATATAGAAAAGCTATTGATGAATATCTTGAGTCTCCGGAAAAATTCCAGTTTAATCCTGAATGGTTAGAAGAACTCAGCAAAGTAAGTCATAGAAAGTTTACTAATGGTTTTTACCTAAACAAGCCAACTAAGGATGATCAATTATATACTTCTAGCTCATATATACGAGAATACGATTTTATTGGAATGGTCTTAGAATATGATGAAAAAACTGGTCTAGCCATAGTTGAACAAAGAAATAGAATGTTTAAAGGAGACCATATAGAGGTTATTGGTCCAGATTATAAAAGCTTCAAGCAAGAAATCAAAATAATGCTAGATGATAAGGATAATGAAATAGATGTAGCACCACATGCACAACAAAAAATTAAAATGTCTATGGATAAACCTGTTGAAAAATATTATATATTAAGGAGAAAAAGGGAGGACGATTAA
- a CDS encoding O-methyltransferase, which yields MSNIVDKLVEEYIREILPQNKGLLKELEEFAEKNNVPIIHPEVAKFLEVIIKTSNTRSILEAGTAIGYSALIFSNAMDNKGKIVTIEKREDMHKIALENIKKAGLESNIKAVLGDASELLPKVEGKFDMIFLDASKGHYQEFLMSCIDKLNDNGIIISDNVLYKGMVASNEYVIRRKITIVKRMRKYLEYISNHPQLTTSVIPIGDGVALTYKA from the coding sequence TTGAGTAATATTGTAGATAAATTAGTTGAAGAATATATAAGAGAAATTCTACCTCAAAATAAAGGGTTATTAAAGGAATTAGAAGAATTTGCGGAGAAGAATAATGTCCCTATAATTCATCCAGAAGTAGCTAAATTTTTAGAAGTGATAATCAAAACTAGTAATACTCGTAGTATATTGGAGGCTGGAACGGCAATAGGATATTCAGCTTTAATATTTTCTAATGCTATGGATAATAAAGGGAAGATAGTTACTATAGAAAAAAGAGAAGATATGCATAAAATAGCTCTTGAAAATATAAAAAAGGCAGGATTAGAATCCAATATAAAAGCTGTATTAGGAGATGCATCGGAGTTACTCCCAAAAGTTGAAGGGAAATTTGATATGATCTTTCTAGATGCATCTAAAGGGCATTATCAAGAATTCTTAATGTCTTGTATAGACAAATTAAATGATAATGGTATTATTATATCAGACAATGTATTATATAAGGGAATGGTTGCATCAAATGAATATGTAATAAGACGGAAAATAACAATAGTTAAAAGAATGAGAAAGTATTTAGAATACATATCAAATCATCCACAGTTAACTACTAGTGTTATTCCAATAGGTGACGGTGTTGCATTAACATATAAGGCATGA
- the mltG gene encoding endolytic transglycosylase MltG has product MKTSTKKKRILIRNITIFVVLILLICAYGGFKYYDSLKLPVDQKNTESILINIPKGAATSKIANILRDNDLIRNELYFRFISKQRKIEAEYKAGDYKLSKAMNVNEIIDKLIKGDTYQETVKFTIPEGFELKQIVDKLANNQELNINKEKFLDIIENEDFQFEFLKETSKGKNRLEGFLFPDTYEVKKNITEKELVLKMLNRFDEIFEEQYYSRTKELGMTINDVISLASIIEREARVDSERPIISSVFHNRLKKDMLLQSCATVQYVLGERKQRLTYKDLEIDSPYNTYKHLGLPPMPIASPGKASIYAALYPKDSKYLYFVAKGDGSHIFSNTYKEHLNAKNGE; this is encoded by the coding sequence ATGAAGACCTCTACTAAAAAAAAGAGGATATTAATTAGAAACATAACAATTTTTGTTGTACTGATTTTATTAATTTGTGCCTATGGTGGTTTCAAATATTATGATTCTTTAAAACTACCCGTAGATCAAAAAAATACTGAAAGTATACTTATAAATATACCTAAAGGGGCCGCTACTTCAAAAATAGCTAATATCCTAAGGGATAATGACCTAATAAGGAATGAGCTTTATTTTAGATTCATATCAAAACAAAGAAAAATTGAGGCTGAATATAAAGCTGGTGACTATAAACTAAGCAAAGCCATGAATGTGAATGAAATAATTGATAAGTTGATAAAAGGAGATACATATCAAGAGACAGTAAAATTTACTATACCTGAAGGTTTTGAATTAAAGCAGATAGTAGATAAACTGGCTAATAACCAAGAACTCAACATAAATAAAGAAAAGTTTTTAGATATAATCGAAAATGAAGATTTTCAATTTGAGTTTCTAAAGGAAACATCTAAGGGAAAGAATAGATTGGAAGGTTTTTTGTTTCCAGATACCTATGAGGTTAAGAAGAACATAACAGAGAAAGAGCTTGTCTTAAAAATGCTAAACAGATTTGATGAAATTTTTGAGGAGCAATATTATTCAAGAACTAAAGAACTGGGCATGACCATAAATGATGTCATTTCACTGGCTTCTATTATTGAAAGGGAAGCTAGGGTGGATAGTGAAAGACCAATTATTTCAAGTGTATTTCATAATAGATTAAAAAAGGATATGCTTCTTCAATCCTGTGCTACTGTTCAATATGTATTAGGAGAAAGAAAACAAAGATTGACATATAAAGACTTAGAAATAGATTCACCATATAATACTTATAAGCATTTAGGGCTTCCACCGATGCCTATTGCGTCACCAGGTAAGGCGTCCATCTATGCAGCCCTATATCCTAAGGACTCAAAGTACCTATATTTTGTGGCCAAAGGTGATGGCTCCCATATATTTAGCAATACATATAAGGAGCATTTAAATGCAAAAAATGGGGAATAG
- a CDS encoding lysine exporter LysO family protein, producing the protein MTIHILFSVFIGIIFGYFFAPEAVMSNIDLIIDFGLCLLLFFVGIEIGKNRSIIRDVRSYGLKIFLIPIMTVLGTLFGSMVASLFLKLSLFETAAIGAGLGWYSLSAIELSKHSAELGTIAFLANVSREVIAFIAIPIIAKKIGDIETIAAAGATSMDTALPVITKATKSNISILSFFSGVILSLLVPILVPLMMSFN; encoded by the coding sequence ATGACAATACATATACTTTTCTCAGTATTTATAGGGATTATATTTGGGTATTTCTTTGCTCCAGAAGCCGTTATGAGCAATATTGATTTAATAATAGATTTTGGATTGTGTTTATTATTATTTTTTGTTGGTATAGAGATAGGGAAAAATAGGAGCATTATTAGGGATGTAAGGAGTTATGGTTTAAAGATATTTTTGATTCCAATCATGACAGTCCTAGGAACCCTATTTGGAAGTATGGTGGCTAGTCTTTTTTTAAAGCTTTCCTTGTTTGAAACTGCGGCTATTGGAGCCGGCCTGGGCTGGTATTCCTTATCGGCAATAGAACTTTCTAAGCATAGTGCGGAACTTGGGACGATAGCTTTTTTAGCTAATGTTTCAAGGGAAGTAATTGCTTTTATTGCTATTCCTATAATAGCTAAAAAAATAGGAGATATAGAAACTATAGCTGCTGCTGGAGCGACTTCTATGGATACAGCTTTGCCTGTAATCACAAAGGCAACAAAAAGCAATATATCAATATTATCCTTTTTTTCAGGGGTTATACTATCACTTTTAGTACCTATATTGGTTCCTTTAATGATGAGCTTCAATTAG
- a CDS encoding LysO family transporter, which translates to MRILLYIVIISIGALMGYKDIISEKVFSKTSSIQYMCLLFLLFIMGIKIGINKEVLLSFHRLGFNAVIISIFSIVFSVLGVKIISKSIKPEKKEE; encoded by the coding sequence ATGCGAATATTACTCTACATAGTAATTATCTCAATAGGGGCATTAATGGGTTATAAGGATATAATATCTGAAAAAGTATTTAGCAAAACGAGTTCTATTCAATACATGTGTTTATTATTCTTATTATTCATTATGGGAATAAAAATTGGAATAAATAAAGAAGTTCTTTTGTCTTTCCATAGACTAGGATTTAATGCTGTTATTATTTCCATATTTTCAATTGTTTTTAGTGTTTTAGGAGTAAAAATCATATCAAAATCTATTAAACCAGAAAAAAAGGAGGAATAG